A single genomic interval of Coccidioides posadasii str. Silveira chromosome 1, complete sequence harbors:
- the NGG1 gene encoding Transcriptional regulator (EggNog:ENOG410PFND~COG:B~BUSCO:3712at33183), translated as MPTAKSKGKGREPRGSRSRNTTPSSALSASTVAGTTFSLGYLDNDVSKLVVPATVQYSDILGEVGGTNQIPDPRALEILVEQLKVLSQVAEARGDACNAGMRELSHKRKELLEEQRDQAGHPAEKLKMKREAEDDEDDGRASKGGKLKKRRDKGISRDERPLAVGAHATARQDAFDLRPDGSQKRSGKDAAGSSSSPNKKSKNLPSSTSSLSPPSITSPRAGDRTSRPGSPESMESGDSYQPAPAPAIPQYQVFGPDPLRFDDPTTYHIREVNPAMTDEEKKEIYCVAGFPQSDLSHMMAGTIPDKDFSNAKPTSQVNANTFATYIEPYVRPLTEEDIAFLKEKGDRVTPFLIPRRGKKPYSDIWAEEDGSINVDSSQQEREKLPLNQGRGNVEQISDDTAETDQVSAPPLLSRLYSLLRFEHRTLPEETAAAQSTSHEESASHANFNGDTAMEVEQVNGEPESKPLNSATAFPDASPNGFKVPAAKLDHSQLDERLKAELRYIGFIGPEENPDYDAHYDDDVAERLRFLQSELKKQMIINGARKTRLLEIARERLAYQEYTTIHDDLDSQVQQAYLKRTRTLGKSKKGSQAKHRPGGAGGGSHPVNAPGVGRPGIGDLARTLMDRRKRWADCIGPVFKDCKTTVPGKDGSIWDPMVMAEFEKAELEGWDEEQE; from the exons ATGCCTACTGCGAAAAGCAAAGGCAAGGGTCGTGAGCCTAGAGGCTCCCGAAGCCGCAATACCACTCCGAGCTCTGCGTTGAGTGCCAGCACCGTCGCGGGGACAACATTTTCTCTAGGTTACCTCGACAATGATGTGTCAAAGCTCGTCGTTCCCGCCACCGTACAATATTCCGATATACTTGGTGAAGTGGGGGGTACCAACCAGATACCAGACCCTAGGGCCCTAGAGATTCTTGTCGAACAGCTCAAGGTACTTAGCCAAGTGGCAGAGGCTAGAGGCGATGCCTGCAATGCCGGAATGCGAGAACTATCCCATAAGAGGAAAGAATTGCTTGAAGAACAGAGAGATCAAGCTGGCCATCCCGCAGAAAAACTCAAAATGAAGAGAGAAgcggaggatgatgaggatgatgggCGTGCTTCCAAGGGAGGCAAGCTGAAGAAGCGAAGAGATAAGGGGATTTCAAGGGATGAACGGCCACTCGCCGTGGGGGCTCACGCCACGGCGAGACAGGACGCCTTTGACTTGAGACCTGATG GATCTCAAAAACGCAGCGGTAAAGACGCGGcaggttcttcttcttctccaaaCAAGAAGTCAAAGAATTTACCTTCATCTACTTCCTCTCTTTCACCACCATCGATCACTTCTCCCAGGGCCGGCGATCGGACCTCAAGGCCTGGGTCCCCAGAGTCAATGGAGAGCGGTGACTCCTACCAACCGGCTCCGGCTCCGGCTATTCCTCAATATCAGGTCTTCGGTCCCGATCCGTTAAGATTTGACGACCCCACGACTTACCATATCCGAGAAGTCAACCCGGCAATGACTGATgaggagaaaaaagagatttattgtGTTGCAGGGTTTCCCCAGAGCGACCTGAGCCATATGATGGCCGGAACAATACCCGATAAGGATTTCAGCAATGCCAAACCCACGAGTCAAGTTAATGCAAATACATTTGCAACGTACATCGAGCCTTACGTTCGTCCATTGACAGAGGAAGATATAGCGTTCCTTAAAGAGAAA GGTGATCGCGTTACTCCTTTCCTCATTCCTCGCCGTGGCAAGAAGCCCTATAGCGATATCTGGGCTGAAGAAGATGGCTCGATCAATGTCGACTCTTCCCAACAGGAGCGAGAAAAGTTGCCTTTAAATCAAGGTCGAGGCAATGTCGAACAGATTTCCGATGATACTGCGGAGACAGACCAAGTCTCCGCTCCGCCGTTGCTTAGCCGTCTCTACTCGCTTCTCCGTTTTGAGCATCGAACTCTTCCTGAAGAGACTGCTGCCGCTCAGTCAACTAGCCACGAAGAATCGGCGTCGCACGCGAATTTTAATGGCGATACGGCGATGGAAGTTGAACAGGTGAACGGAGAACCCGAATCAAAGCCTCTAAACTCGGCAACAGCCTTTCCGGACGCGTCCCCGAACGGATTCAAAGTACCTGCGGCCAAGCTCGACCATTCACAGCTTGACGAGCGTCTGAAAGCCGAACTCCGTTATATCGGTTTTATCGGTCCAGAGGAGAACCCAGACTATGACGCTCATTACGATGATGATGTTGCTGAGCGTCTCCGATTCCTTCAGAGCGAACTCAAAAAGCAAATGATCATCAATGGGGCAAGAAAGACCCGCCTGCTCGAAATAGCTCGCGAACGCCTAGCCTATCAGGAATACACTACCATTCATGACGATCTCGACTCACAGGTGCAGCAAGCGTATCTAAAGCGTACACGTACCCTCGGTAAAAGTAAAAAGGGATCGCAGGCTAAGCATCGTCCTGGCGGAGCGGGTGGAGGAAGCCATCCCGTCAATGCGCCTGGAGTTGGGAGGCCCGGAATAGGCGATTTGGCCCGTACGCTTATGGATAGACGGAAGCGGTGGGCAGACTGCATTGGACCGGTATTTAAGGATTGTAAGACTACTGTTCCTGGAAAAGACGGGTCGATTTGGGATCCGATGGTTATGGCGGAATTTGAGAAAGCAGAGCTTGAAGGATGGGACGAGGAGCAAGAGTAA
- the NPR2 gene encoding Nitrogen permease regulator 2 (BUSCO:135184at4751~EggNog:ENOG410PHY7~COG:P~TransMembrane:1 (i236-255o)~BUSCO:6222at33183): protein MIKAIFYSKFDTQSGRKVVHQVPDGAIVPSSTAPPGSTPLFNFSDISFFVIPRQELCGNLIQVCTNGHRVLGFPVCIKSPSYDRNEFIFNFCVVLAEEDEWGSFKSVVQKLADLMCELEEQSGFLSKDPSPGGEGKVHSLCETLMEDLNNYCECMIPIDDLNTLNVKLFPLYPSPPPVKAWQVPLFTVRYEAFMDENWDITVQRIVPYINGVNSIRAIAVLADANFSLTCRAIRHLVYYGCVFLLDIFSFSAIYAPTAQFGFTIASDEEMQRECARYVNTRFSPTLAPAKTAGSRQTGSRGRNDASRRERQAWADQDNIWPQMGKDARATGPGHTGKQSQIVDGVGIVELYASLKQGQSVKQWYLEHTRELANIDVRRFITFGVIKGFLYRVHKYPYATGQPAQTTTVTTTLANGTQQISFLSSSPSFTRSRMGSTASGIESMSSFTSRRRKSGHLIGPTELHSHAEDHSGDENDHNEDEDGEGEGGVEEDGIDDKTLTKFLDGMHCFDEICTELEISEKELTSRLKRYPGEVLIIHR from the exons ATGATCAAGGCCATCTTCTACAGCAAGTTTGACACGCAATCAG GCCGCAAAGTTGTCCATCAGGTCCCCGATGGCGCTATAGTCCCTTCCTCCACCGCTCCGCCCGGAAGCACCCCGCTCTTCAACTTCTCCGATATATCCTTTTTTGTGATCCCAAGACAGGAGCTCTGCGGAAACCTCATCCAGGTTTGCACCAATGGTCACCGCGTCCTCGGGTTTCCCGTGTGCATCAAATCGCCCAGCTACGATCGCAATGAGTTTATCTTCAATTTCTGCGTCGTGCTCGCGGAGGAGGACGAATGGGGAAGCTTCAAGAGCGTCGTGCAGAAGTTGGCGGATTTGATGTGCGAGCTGGAGGAGCAGTCGGGCTTCTTGTCAAAAGATCCCTCACCGGGTGGAGAAGGCAAGGTACACAGCTTGTGCGAGACATTGATGGAGGACCTGAATAATTACTGCGAGTGCATGATCCCAATCG ATGATTTGAATACCCTGAACGTCAAGCTATTTCCACTTTATCCTTCGCCGCCTCCAGTGAAAGCATGGCAGGTACCGCTGTTCACTGTTCGATATGAAGCATTCATGGACGAAAATTGGGATATCACTGTACAACGG ATCGTCCCGTACATCAACGGAGTTAATAGCATCCGAGCAATTGCCGTACTGGCAGACGCCAATTTCTCGTTAACATGCCGCGCGATCCGTCATCTTGTCTACTACGGATGTGTTTTCCTCCTcgatatcttttctttctccgcCATATACGCTCCAACGGCCCAGTTCGGCTTCACCATCGCTTCCGATGAGGAGATGCAGCGCGAATGCGCTCGTTACGTCAACACTCGCTTCTCCCCAACTTTAGCTCCTGCAAAAACTGCCGGATCGCGGCAAACAGGGTCAAGAGGTCGAAACGACGCATCCCGGCGTGAGAGACAAGCCTGGGCAGATCAAGATAATATCTGGCCACAGATGGGCAAAGATGCCAGAGCTACCGGTCCCGGACACACAGGCAAGCAGTCTCAGATAGTAGACGGCGTCGGGATCGTCGAACTATATGCGAGCTTAAAACAAGGCCAAAGCGTCAAGCAGTGGTACCTGGAGCACACGCGCGAACTTGCCAACATCGATGTTCGACGCTTTATCACTTTCGGAGTTATAAAGGGATTTCTGTACCGCGTCCACAAATATCCATATGCGACGGGCCAGCCCGCGCAGACAACGACAGTGACGACCACGCTCGCCAACGGCACGCAGCAGATATCGTTCCTCTCCAGCTCACCGTCGTTCACGCGCAGTCGCATGGGCTCCACCGCCAGCGGCATCGAGTCGATGAGCTCATTTACCTCCCGACGTCGGAAGAGCGGACACTTGATCGGACCTACTGAACTGCACTCCCACGCCGAGGATCATTCGGGGGATGAGAATGACCATAATGAGGATGAGGACGGAgagggagaaggaggagTGGAAGAAGATGGTATTGATGATAAGACGCTAACGAAGTTCCTAGACGGGATGCATTGCTTCGATGAGATTTGCACGGAGCTGGAAATCAGCGAGAAGGAGCTTACTTCAAGGTTAAAGCGATATCCAGGAGAAGTGTTGATCATTCATCGATGA
- a CDS encoding uncharacterized protein (EggNog:ENOG410PG7N~COG:S~TransMembrane:2 (o487-504i570-591o)) encodes MAPARSEGSDLGSALTPAPPVPGQHQCPICFRSYKRREHLQRHSHTHTSDRPHRCPACGCSFQRADVLKRHWRTCDGRGSSKAVVRRRACDRCVRQKKACNSVQPCHNCARRGIPCQYSSGINAPKPSTDIHSQAIDIDKDMLATTDPLTSTIEAMLPPSFEVGQFDNITMNAFESFFDPDLFDYASPSWQDFMHFTSDGQPARELTVSDGESSQIFHFLDNFTSKTGFIMSFDCGTLRQRQEVMSNIQCGVLAFEPQQGQRMNFESTNNPEGVSSGWFNDPLALKTHQILLLIKEVVTVKPRNSSVTLYWSPALEQMCLQFFSPINLRKYLELYWAIWSPNVNFVHRPTFDPVSSKSILVASMAIIGACVSPDPVDNENARMWLNCVEEMVFADDDVNSFPVFPFDPAANRRKIQALQACYMVCLYQNWEGTDVTKRRIRRHRYSTVVSIVRDIGVATARHSNYSRKARHEFQWNDFVAKEELIRTFLWIFLLDTAFVIFNNFPPRMVIKEMKNHVAAPEACFQAVTADQCFEQIQMWMPAKSPFWRVSFRSAFETLCRGDLTADMRHILAALGPLNLFAIASAIHYLIFQYQNAFGGGELLQRIRDALGNWKDIWHIQANASPGTSPHSIVDSTNAQPEYMWKRVGFFRYSPDYWLLASLKVDRLSVADPCQPKSNAWTGQNDVELIGEDDDGLADPILNKYDETSMSQVNELISEFKKVQVH; translated from the exons ATGGCCCCAGCGAGGAGCGAGGGTTCAGATCTCGGCTCAGCCCTAACCCCGGCGCCCCCAGTTCCCGGGCAGCATCAGTGCCCCATCTGCTTCAGATCGTATAAGCGACGTGAACATCTGCAGCGCCATAGCCATACACACACGTCTGATCGACCTCACCGTTGCCCTGCTTGCGGCTGTTCCTTTCAACGGGCGGATGTTTTGAAGCGACACTGGCGCACCTGTGATGGCAGGGGATCATCAAAAGCCGTGGTTCGCAGACGGGCTTGTGACCGCTGTGTTCGCCAGAAGAAAGCTTGCAACAGCGTTCAACCATGCCACAACTGTGCGAGACGAGGAATACCGTGCCAGTATTCCTCCGGGATCAATGCTCCGAAGCCTAGCACCGATATACACTCGCAGGCAATCGACATCGACAAGGACATGTTGGCGACAACCGATCCATTAACGTCGACCATCGAAGCCATGCTACCACCGAGCTTTGAGGTCGGGCAATTCGACAACATTACCATGAATGCGTTCGAATCCTTTTTCGACCCCGATCTTTTCGACTACGCCAGCCCCAGTTGGCAAGACTTTATGCACTTTACGTCAGACGGGCAACCGGCTCGGGAGCTCACGGTCTCTGATGGGGAAAGCAGTcagatttttcattttctggATAACTTCACGAGCAAGACTGGATTTATAATGTCGTTCGACTGTGGGACGCTTCGCCAGAGACAagaggtgatgtcaaataTCCAGTGCGGGGTGTTGGCATTTGAGCCCCAGCAAGGGCAGCGGATGAACTTCGAGTCCACAAATAACCCAGAGGGCGTTTCGTCGGGCTGGTTCAACGATCCCCTCGCCCTTAAAACACATCAGATCCTGCTCTTAATCAAAGAGGTGGTCACAGTCAAGCCGCGGAATAGCTCCGTGACGTTATATTGGTCTCCTGCACTTGAGCAAATGTGCTTGCAGTTTTTCTCCCCGATAAACCTTCGGAAGTATCTTGAATTGTATTGGGCGATATGGTCTCCCAATGTCAACTTCGTTCATCGGCCTACTTTCGATCCAGTGTCATCCAAATCAATCCTCGTGGCATCCATGGCCATCATTG GGGCTTGCGTCTCTCCAGATCCGGTGGACAATGAAAACGCCAGAATGTGGCTCAATTGCGTCGAGGAGATGGTTTTTGCCGACGACGACGTCAATAGCTTCCCGGTATTTCCATTTGATCCCGCTGCAAATCGACGAAAAATCCAGGctttgcaagcctgctacATGGTGTGTCTTTATCAAAACTGGGAAGGCACAGATGTGACCAAGAGGCGCATCCGGCGGCATCGTTACAGCACCGTGGTTTCT ATAGTGCGGGACATCGGTGTTGCAACAGCAAGACACAGCAATTATAGCAGAAAAGCAAGACATGAATTCCAATGGAATGACTTTGTGGCCAAAGAGGAACTTATTCG GACGTTTCTGTGGATATTTTTGCTCGACACTGCGTTCGTCATATTCAATAACTTCCCCCCTCGGATGGTGATCAAAGAGATGAAGAACCACGTCGCGGCCCCGGAGGCCTGCTTTCAAGCAGTGACAGCGGATCAGTGTTTCGAACAAATTCAAATGTGGATGCCCGCCAAAAGCCCATTTTGGAGAGTCTCGTTCCGTTCTGCTTTCGAAACACTCTGTCGAGGTGACCTTACAGCTGATATGCGTCACATTCTAGCTGCCTTGGGTCCGCTAAACTTGTTCGCGATTGCTTCAG CTATTCATTATTTAATCTTCCAGTATCAAAATGCATTTGGCGGAGGCGAGCTGTTGCAGCGGATTCGTGACGCCTTGGGCAACTGGAAAGACATCTGGCATATCCAAGCGAACGCATCCCCTGGCACCTCGCCGCACAGCATTGTCGATAGCACAAATGCACAGCCGGAATACATGTGGAAAAGAGTTGGCTTCTTCCGCTACTCTCCGGATTACTGGCTCCTGGCTAGCCTCAAAGTCGACCGGCTCTCTGTCGCGGACCCTTGTCAGCCAAAGAGCAATGCGTGGACGGGGCAAAACGATGTAGAACTCATCGGTGAAGACGATGATGGACTCGCGGATCCGATACTGAATAAGTACGATGAAACCAGCATGAGCCAGGTCAACGAACTTATCTCGGAGTTTAAAAAGGTACAGGTCCACTAA
- a CDS encoding uncharacterized protein (SECRETED:SignalP(1-18)~EggNog:ENOG410PKQ1~COG:Q), with amino-acid sequence MLRLSVLLGLTAAAIAVARLLSIGRRPKNYPPGPPTLPLLGNIHQMPKRDAHLQFAKWAKEYGPVYSLILGTQCLIVLSSDEAVKALLDKKSGIYSHRQEMYIGQEVCSGGLRLLMMGYGPKWRGFRKMVHGLLNVTTSKSYVVYQMLENKQMLYEFLTEPDRFLYHIRRYSNALTTTMVFGWRTPTYEDAKMKQLFDGFSEFAEINQTGAAALIDFFPWLRNLPDFLLPLHKKAKDLHKHEKALYLGHWLKAKDDIRRGTIKPCFCVGMAEAQKSEGFDDDQAAYISGTLLEAGSDTTSSTLYAFVQAMLLYPEIQRRAQKEIDDVVGTDRMPNMDDQDSLQYIRAIMKETLRWMPTTILGAVPHAVTQDDHYMGYLIPKGAGVMNNVWGIHHDEKRHPSPRVFNPERYINDHQSLGESAANPDGTKRDQFTFGAGRRICPGIHVAERSLFLGMSRILWAFNIEPASDSQGRPIIPDPDRLTQGFVCMPEEFPAKITPRSKARADFVTREWKEAEKACLDPQSKQWLLHPLE; translated from the exons ATGCTGCGTTTGTCGGTTCTTCTGGGTCTCACGGCCGCGGCCATCGCTGTCGCGCGCCTGTTGTCGATTGGCCGTCGACCCAAGAACTATCCGCCAGGGCCGCCGACCCTGCCTCTTCTTGGGAATATTCACCAG ATGCCCAAACGCGATGCCCATCTTCAGTTCGCCAAATGGGCTAAAGAATACGGCCCAGTCTACAGTCTCATACTCGGTACTCAATGCTTGATCGTCTTGTCCAGTGATGAAGCGGTCAAGGCATTACTTGATAAGAAGAGTGGAATCTACTCGCACAGACAGGAAATGTATATCGGCCAGGAAGTATGTAGCGGTGGTTTGAGACTGCTGATGATG GGATATGGACCAAAATGGCGTGGA TTCCGCAAGATGGTACACGGGCTCCTCAACGTGACCACCTCCAAATCCTATGTGGTTTATCAGATGCTTGAGAACAAGCAGATGCTCTACGAGTTCCTCACCGAGCCGGACCGATTCTTGTACCATATCCGCCGGTACTCCAATGCATTGACAACTACCATGGTTTTCGGATGGCGTACCCCAACTTATGAGGATGCGAAGATGAAGCAATTGTTCGACGGTTTCTCTGAATTTGCTGAGATCAACCAGACTGGAGCTGCGGCCCTGATTGACTTCTTCCCTTGGCTCAGAAACCTACCAGACTTCCTCCTACCTCTCCACAAGAAGGCTAAGGACCTCCATAAACACGAGAAGGCTCTGTATTTGGGACACTGGCTCAAGGCAAAGGATGACATCCGAAGAGGAACAATCAAGCCTTGCTTCTGCGTTGGTATGGCCGAAGCACAGAAGTCTGAAGGTTTCGATGACGACCAGGCTGCCTATATTTCCGGTACCCTCTTGGAGGCTGGTTCCGACACCACTTCTAGCACACTGTACGCTTTCGTTCAAGCTATGCTCTTGTATCCTGAGATCCAACGCCGGGCGCAAAAAGAAATCGATGACGTTGTCGGAACCGACCGCATGCCAAACATGGACGATCAGGATAGCCTGCAATACATTCGCGCCATCATGAAAGAGACCCTCCGCTGGATGCCCACCACCATTCTCGGTGCCGTGCCACACGCCGTTACTCAGGATGATCACTACATGGGCTACCTCATCCCAAAGGGAGCCGGTGTCATGAACAACGTCTGGGGTATTCACCACGACGAAAAACGCCACCCCAGCCCTCGCGTCTTCAATCCAGAGCGCTACATCAACGATCACCAGAGCCTTGGCGAATCCGCCGCCAACCCTGACGGCACCAAGCGTGATCAATTCACCTTCGGCGCTGGTCGCCGTATCTGCCCTGGTATTCACGTCGCTGAGCGCAGTCTCTTCCTTGGCATGTCCCGAATCCTCTGGGCTTTCAACATCGAGCCCGCTTCTGACTCCCAGGGCCGCCCGATTATTCCAGACCCGGATCGTTTGACCCAGGGTTTCGTGTGTATGCCCGAGGAGTTCCCTGCAAAGATCACCCCGAGATCCAAGGCCAGAGCGGACTTTGTGACTCGTGAGTGGAAGGAGGCAGAGAAGGCCTGCTTGGACCCCCAGTCCAAGCAGTGGCTCTTGCATCCTCTCGAGTAG
- a CDS encoding uncharacterized protein (EggNog:ENOG410PPK9~COG:S~BUSCO:13296at33183) — translation MHKPSVSQLVYSALYPKPRPNDPMNFGSHITRNLVPEVRAETSRFYGTLDCIEAQYPGLDYSFPPHRMRLGRFYHHSKLFRAFDDLGLTEDEIASLCRWEGTRSAKERYEREERVRVRDTTADGIFISSPTIPPSILVHRWSEEESLPTLQSAPLADNVEPHGSDSVQSDRTAEESSEDELEESVGFALNQHLLEATAARERGADVPLDDVWEQWLKDAIERGSYEDILHTIREGSVDFSRAFTSPTSIYGNNSAGARQVGPRLMPAPNTALASGFDVSDPSVGPSPNPR, via the coding sequence ATGCATAAACCTTCGGTTTCACAGCTCGTCTACAGTGCCCTCTACCCTAAACCTCGCCCCAACGATCCGATGAACTTCGGATCCCACATCACCAGAAACCTCGTCCCCGAAGTTCGCGCTGAAACCTCTAGATTTTACGGAACCCTCGATTGCATCGAGGCACAATACCCCGGCCTAGACTATTCGTTCCCACCACATAGAATGAGACTGGGCCGATTCTACCACCATTCGAAGCTGTTCAGGGCGTTTGACGACCTAGGGCTGACGGAAGATGAAATAGCGTCCCTTTGTCGGTGGGAAGGCACAAGATCCGCTAAAGAGCGCTAtgagagagaggaaagagTGCGTGTGAGAGACACTACGGCAGATGGTATCTTTATTTCAAGCCCGACCATCCCGCCATCAATTCTTGTTCACCGATGGAGCGAAGAAGAGAGCCTCCCAACCTTGCAGTCGGCCCCGCTGGCAGATAATGTGGAACCCCACGGATCGGACTCGGTCCAAAGCGACAGGACAGCTGAGGAGAGTAGCGAGGATGAGCTGGAAGAAAGCGTTGGGTTTGCCCTCAACCAGCACTTGCTCGAGGCCACAGCGGCCAGAGAGCGAGGAGCAGATGTACCCCTTGACGATGTCTGGGAGCAATGGCTCAAGGACGCAATCGAGCGTGGTAGCTACGAAGACATACTCCACACGATCAGGGAGGGCTCGGTGGATTTTTCGAGGGCATTCACATCGCCCACTTCAATTTACGGAAACAACAGTGCCGGTGCCCGCCAAGTCGGACCGCGGCTCATGCCGGCACCCAATACAGCCCTGGCCTCTGGGTTTGACGTTTCGGATCCGTCGGTTGGCCCTTCGCCAAACCCAAGATGA
- a CDS encoding uncharacterized protein (EggNog:ENOG410PZVI), whose product MERIEYIRFKNPREVGWLMADLFDMYWAYPFDSFIFSWLERTPDLEVLCKDATDEKIRFSTPPALLEAIHSCQKISSPTRWLPSSDFGFVGFIQSAIHEVEKNVSNYKARTVKMN is encoded by the coding sequence atgGAAAGGATTGAGTACATTCGGTTCAAGAACCCGCGGGAGGTTGGATGGCTCATGGCAGACCTCTTCGACATGTACTGGGCATACCCGTTTGATTCCTTCATCTTTAGCTGGTTGGAAAGAACTCCCGATCTGGAGGTTCTTTGCAAGGACGCCACAGATGAGAAGATTCGTTTTTCAACACCACCAGCTCTTCTAGAAGCCATTCACAGCTGTCAAAAAATATCTTCTCCAACTCGATGGCTTCCAAGTAGCGACTTTGGCTTCGTTGGTTTTATACAAAGCGCTATTCATGAGGTTGAAAAGAATGTTTCAAATTACAAAGCCAGAACTGTAAAAATGAACTAA